The genomic segment TCTTGCGGCCGGTCAACACGTCGTCGCCGATCGAGTAGAAGAGCTTGCCCACATTGGCCAGTTCCTCGTCGCTCATCTGTGTCGACTGCTGGATGGAGCCCAGGAACTGCCCGGCGAAGCAGTCCGCCTGCACCTCCAGGCGACGGCTCAGCTGCAGACCCGTGGACTTGCTGGACTTCTCCTCCCACGCGAGTTCGGAGATGAGGATGGCACTGCGTGCCTGCACGGCGTGCCCGAACTCGTGGGCCACGACGGCCTCGGTGATGAAGCGGGAACCGCGCAGTGAGCGGGGCACGACCGTCGGGAGGTCCTCCGCGTAGTAGACCTGCTGGTCCGCCCCGCAGTAGACGGCATTGGCGGCCGGCAACTTCCCACACTTGGTGGTCACGCTGCCCGAATAGACGGTCACGCTGGGGCGGACCGGTTTGAAGCCGGCATCGGTCAGGGGCTGCTCCCAGACGCGCATCAGGCAGCCCATCATGTCGTTCAGGTGCGTGGTCAGCTCTGGCTTGGAGGCATTGTCCACGTCGATCTCCCGCATGTCGCAGCGCACCGGGCGCGGCACCGCGGTGGCATACAGCGGGTTCGCCTTCAGCAGGCTGGTGGCCTCCTCGTAGGTCTCGGGCTCCGGGAGGCCGGGCGGGCGAGTGTCGGCAGGGGGCACGGCATAGTCGTCATTCTGGTAACCGCCCGGGGGCGCGGAGGCCGCTGATGTCGGTTGCACCGACGGTTGGTTCGACGGCAGTTGGCTGGCCTCTGAGGCGGGCGGCTGTGCCATCGTCGCAACCTCGGTGGGGGCGGGCACCGGCATGGTCTCGACCACCTTGGTCAACACCCAGCCCAACAGAAGCAGGCCAAGGAAGCCCATCACGGCCAGCACCAGCAGTGCCTTGAGCAGTGTCACCAGCGGGTTGCGACGACGACGCGGAGGACGCCCGTAGGTCTGGCCCGGGTATGGCGGCCTGCCCACCGGGTACTGGTAGGGGGGACGCTGTTGGTACCCCTGCTGCCCGAAGACCTGCCCGGGATGCCCCAACTGTGCCTGCTGCCCGCCGGACGGCCGCTGGCGCGCGCCACCAGTGCCCCACGGGCTTCCCTGGGGCGGTCCCCACGGGTTGTCCTGCCGGCCGGGCCACTGCTGCTGCGTCACAGTGCGAGGATATCCGGCCCCCCTGTCAGAACCGGTCATGCCGGGCGTTCCCGCTTGTCGGAGTAGTCAAGGCCGAGCGCAAGCCCGCTCAGTCCGCGGCGTGACAGGAGGATGGACAGCACAGCCAGGGCTGCCCAGGCCAGGCCCACGAGCCGTCCGGTCCCCGTCGGCTGACCGAAGACCAGGACCGCCACCGGAACCATCGTCACGAAGGGGCGCAGCAGCCGTCGCCGGCCCGACGGTGCCCGCTTGCTGCCCCGAACGACCGGCCGCAGGAAGGTGGTGCGCTGGCCCAACGACGAACCGTCACCGGTGAAGGAGAGCACCGCGAAGACCAGCGCCAGCAGGTCGGCGGCCACCATCACGACGGTCCACAGCCGCGACGGGTCCTGTCGCGTGGCCAGTCCGGCGGCGGACATCACCAGCGCCAGACCAAAGCCCGCCGCCGCCAGCGCGATGACGAAGTAGGCGGCATCCAGGACCTGCCCCAGCCAACGTCGACCACGGTCCACCTCGCGCGCACGGTCCGCATCGGCCTCCAACTGGTCCGAGGTGGGGAAGAGCCGGGGAAAGAGCATGGCGAGGGCAATGCCCACCACAGTGCCGGTCGTGTTCGTGACCAGGTCCACCACGTCGGCCAGTCGGTAGGCGCAGGGGAAGATCCCGTAGATGCCGGTGTACTGGGTCAGCTCGATCAGCAGGCAGACGCCCACGCCCACGGCCAGCGTCGTCAAGACCTTCCACTCGAGGATCCGGCGGCCGAACCAGCCCAGTGGGACGAAGAGCACGACGTTGAAGACGAGTTCCAGCACGGTGTGGTCCAGCAGCGTCTGTCGGTGTGGCAGCCCCTGCGTCGCGCGCGCCACCCGTCGTACACCGTCCATCGGGTCGGGGTTGAAGCTGACGCGCCGGGCACACCAGGCGTCGGTCAAGGTGGACGGATCCGGCAGCGGGAACATCGTGTAGGCCACCAGCGCCGAGCAGTAGACCAGCAGTGCCCCGATCAGCCCCAGACGCACCTCGGCGATCTCGCCATAGCGTCGGTACTGCCACACCACCACGGGGATGAGGAGCACGACGGACAACAGGGCGCCCGCGGCGAGCGAGTTAAGGGCATTGGTGAGCACTGCACCACCCTGCCCGGACACGGGTCAAGGCTTCCAGCCGAGACGCCGGTGTTCGCTGCAGGCTGTGCAAAGCTGGTGTCGGTCACCGGTCCGCAAGGGGCCATGGCAGAAAGGTCAGCGCGTGTCACGTCTGTTCACCCGCCCCTCGCGACTGCTCGCAGCGGGACTGCTGGGCGCCACCCTCGGCCTGGGCGGCCTCGCGGCTCCTGCGCATGCGGAGACCGGCGGCAACACGATGCAGGTCGACGGACGGGTCCTTCCCGATGGTCGCCTCGAGGTCACCGAGACGATCACCTTCGCCGGTGACCTCCCACGCCAGTTCGAACAACGCTTCGCGCTCACCGAGGACACGCTGGACAGGGCGCACTACAGCTTCGACGTCGACTCCGTGACGGCCAAGGCCGGCGGCAAGGACCTCGGCCTCACCATCACCACCCAGGACGAGGCCAAGACGGTGGCGGTGAACACCTCCGGCGCCAAGGGGCCGGTGACGATCAGCTATGTCGTGACCGGGGCCGCGCGTGAGGCCGCACCGGTCGCGGGCGAGCCCGCCCGCACCGAGGTCACGTGGAATGTTCTGCAGGGCTTGGACGTCCCGCTGTCCCAGGTCAGCGGCGGCATCGACACTCCCGGCGCCATCAGCTTCGTCAACTGCGAGTCCGGACCCGTCCAGCGGCTCAGCCCCTGCACCACCTTCGGTGGTGGCACCCACGGATCGCCGCAACCGAGCTTCACCGACGGGCCCCGCGCCGCGGGCGAGGTGATCACCCTGGACTTCGCCGTGCCCGGGAGCGTCGTCGCACCCAACGCGCGGATCGAGCACAAGTGGTCCCTGGACCGCGCCTTCAGCGTGAACCGCAACACCCTGCTCGCCTCCCTGCTGCCGCTGTTGCTGGGTGGTGCCCTGCTCTTCTGGCTGCACCGGCGCGCCGGCCGTGACCTCGAGGAACACCAGATCACCCCTGTGGCCGAGTTCACCCCCGTAGGACCGGGGGAGAGCAGCTTCACGGTCCTGCATGACGTGCGGCCCGGCCATGTCGGCACCGTCGCCGACGAGCGCGTCGACCCGATCGACGTCACCGCCACCCTGCTGGACCTCGCCGTGCGCGGCTGGCTGCGGATCGTCGAGCTACCCCGTGATGGCGCCCACAAGGCACTGGACTGGACCTTTGAGCGCACCGCCGGGGGAGAGGGCGACCTGAGGCCCTTCGAGCTCCACCTGCTCGATGCCGTCGCGCCGGCCGAGGGTCCCGCGGCCGTGGTGTCCACCATCTCGGAGGCCGTCACCCCCGTCGTCGAACGCGTCCAGCACGAGCTCTACGCCGACGTGGTGCGGCGCGGCTGGTTCGACCGGAGCCCAGAACAGACCCGCAGCCGCTGGACGATGCTCGGCTGGGCGACGCTGGTCCTGGCGATCATCGCCACGATCGGCCTGGTGACCTTCACCACCTTCGGCCTGGTGGGCTTCGCGCTGACCGCCCTCGCCCTGGGGGCACTGCTCATCGCCCAGGAGATGCCGCGCCGCACCACCCACGGCTCGGCACTACTGGCCGGTCTGTCCGCGCTCGCCTCGCAGTTGCGCACCCAGCCCACCGCCCAGCTGCCGACCGGACGCGAACTGGCCGAGCTGTCCCGGATCCTGCCCTATGCAGTGGTGCTCGGCGGGCGGGAACGTTGGGTCGACGCCCTGGTGGCCGCCGATGACGATGACACCCCGGACGGCGACGACCTCGACTGGTACCGGGCGCCCGGTGACTGGCACCTGAGAGACCTGCCCGACTCGCTCAATGCCTTCATTGTCAGCGTCCAGGGGCAGCTATTCGGCCGCTGAACGCGAGAACGGGCCCCGTCGTCATGACGGGGCCCGTTCTGGTCTTCCTGGCTCAGAGCTCCAGGCCGGGGTACAGCGGGAACTTGCCCAGCAGCTCGGCCGAGGCGTCCTTGGTGCGCTGTGCGACACCGTCGGCCACGGCGTACTTGGCCTTGCCCGGCTTGCCGGTGCTGGCGGTGACGGGCGTGGTGTTCTTCAGCACGTCGACGATCAGCTCGGCGACGGTGTCGAACTCGTCGGCACCGAAGCCGCGCGAGGTCAGGGCCGGGGTGCCGATCCGCACGCCGGAGGTGTACCAGGCACCGTTCGGGTCGTTCGGGATCGAGTTGCGGTTGGTCACGACGCCCGAGTCGAGGAGGGCGCTCTCGGCCTGGCGACCGGTCAGCCCGAAGCTGCTGGTGACGTCGAGCAGGTTCAGGTGGTTGTCGGTGCCACCGGTGACCAGCTTCACGCCGCGCCTCATCAGGCCCTCGGCCAGACTCTGCGCGTTGTCGGCGACGTTCTGGGCGTAGGCCTGGAAGCTCTCCTGGCGCGCCTCGGCGAAGGCGACGGCCTTGGCGGCCATCACGTGGCTCAGCGGGCCACCCAGCACCATCGGGCAGCCCTTGTCGATCGACGGGGCGTATTCGGCGGTGCTCAGCACGAAACCACCGCGGGGGCCGCGCAGCGACTTGTGGGTGGTGGAGGCGACCACGTCGGCGTAGGCGATGGGGTTCTCCTCGCCGGTGAAGACCTTGCCGGCCACCAGACCCGCGAAGTGAGCCATGTCGACGAACAGGGTGGCGCCCACCTCGTCGGCGATCTCGCGCATCTTGGCGAAGTTCACGCGACGCGGGTAGGCGGAGTAGCCGGCAATCAGGATCAGCGGCTTGAACTCCTTGGCATCGGCCCGCAGCTTGTCGTAGTCGATCAGTTGGGACTCGGGGTCGGTGCCGTAGGAGCGCTGGTGGAACATCTTGCCGGAGATGTTGTGGCGGAAGCCGTGGGTCAGGTGGCCGCCGGCGTCCAGGCTCATGCCCATCACGCGCTGGGAGTTGAAGGTCTTGCGCAGCGTCTCCCAGTCCTCCTCGGACAGGTCGTTGACGGTCTTGGCGCCCAGGCGCTCCAGCTCGGGGCTCTCGATCCGCTTGTTGAGGATCGCCCAGTAGGCCACCAGGTTGGCGTCGATGCCGGAGTGGGGCTGCACATAGGCGTACTCGGCGCCGAAGAGCTCGCGGGCGTGCTCGGCGGCGACGGACTCGACGGTGTCGACGTTCTGGCAACCGGCGTAGAAGCGGTGACCGACGGTGCCCTCGGCGTACTTGTCACTGAACCACGTACCCATGGTCATCAGCGTTGGCAGGCTGGCGTAGTTCTCGCTGGCGATCAGCTTGAGGCTCTCGCGCTGGTCGGTCAGCTCCTGACGGGTGGCGTCCGCGATACGCGGCTCCACTCCGCCGATGATGTCGAGCATGGTGCGGTAGGCGCTGGCGGCAGTGCTGTTGGTGGACGCGACGTCGGTCACTAGGACTCCTGAGGCAGGAAGGCGGCTGGGGACCATCCCAATCTATCGCCTCGGGTGTCTCGGTCCACGGACCTGCCCAAAGTCCCCTGGAGTCCCTGCCCCACGGGCGGGGATCCACAACAGACGCGGGGCGGGCCTCCGACGCTGGAAGTGCGTCGGAGGCCCGCCCCGGCCCTGTCACATGGCGTCAGCGGCAGCGGCTGATCTCGTAGAGCGCGATCGAGGTGGCGACGCTCGCGTTGAGCGATTCAACCGTCGAGGTGATCGGGATGCTGACCAGGTGGTCGCACTTGTCCCGGGTCAGGCGGGCCAGGCCGTCGCCCTCGGAGCCGACCACGACCACAAGCGGGCCGTCGACACCGGGGATCCCGCCGATCTCCACATCGCCCTCACCGGCCAGACCGACGACGGTGAAGCCGGCCTTCTGGTAGCTCTCGATGGCTCGGTTCAGGTTGGTGGCCATCGCGACGGGGATGCGGGCGGCCGCACCGGCCGAGCTCTTCCACGCCACCGCGGTCATCGACGCGCTGCGACGCTCGGGGATCAACACCCCGTTGGCACCGAAGGCAGCTGCGGAACGGATGATGGCGCCCAGATTGTGCGGGTCCGTGATGCCGTCGCAGAAGACCACCAGGGGGGCAGTCTCGCCCTCAAGCGAGTCCGCCATCAGGTCGTCGGGGTGGGCGTAGTCATAGCTGGGCAGCTGCAGGGCCAGGCCCTGGTGGACGGCACCGCCGGTCATCCGGTCCAGCTCACCCCGGGTGATCTGCAGCAAGGGCAGGGAGTTCTCCGCCGCCAGCTTCAGCACGTCGGCCAGCCGGGAGTCACGCTCGGCGCCCTCGGCGACGTAGATGCCCTTGACCGGCATGCCCGCCTGCAGCGACTCATAGACGGGATTGCGGCCCACGACCCACTCGGCGCCGACCTTGCCTGCAGGCCTGGACGCGGTCCGGCTGCCGCCCTGGCGACGGGCCAGCTGCTCCTTGGTGGTGCCGGGCTTCACCTGCTTGGCCTTGTAGGCCTTGTGGTAGGTGCGTTCCTCGGCCTTGGGTGTCGGGCCGCGGCCCTCAAGGCCCTTGCGGACCCGTCCGCCCGATCCGGCGGTCTTGCCCTTGCCCTTGGTGGTGGCGCCTCGACGAGAAGAGTTTCCGGCCATGTCAGTTCTCCAGTTCCCAGCGAGCACCCTCGGGGGTGTCGGTGATCTTCAGGCCGGTGGTGGCCAGGGTGTCGCGGATCGCGTCGGCAGCGGCCCAGTCCTTGTGGGCGCGGGCCTCGGCCCGCTGGGCCAGCAGCTTCTGCACCAGCGCGTCGACGACGGGCTCCAGGTCGGAGCCCTTGTCAGAGGACAGGTGCGCCCACTCGTCCGCCTCGGGGTCCAGCCCGAAGACGTCCAGCATGTCGCGGACCGCCATCAGGTGCCGGCCCACCGCGGTCAGATCCTTGGCGGCCAGCGCCTTGTTGCCCTGGCTGATCTCCTCGAAGAGCACGGCGACGGCCTTGGGGGTGCCCAGGTCCTCATTCATCGCGTCGGCAAAGGCCTGCGGCAGAGCCCGCTCGGCAAACCACTCGTGGGTGGCACCCAATTCCTCGGCGTGTGCCTGGTTGAAGGCGACGGCCCGCTCCAGGAAGGAGTCGATCCGCTCGATCGCCTTCTCCGCCTCCACCAGGGAGCCGCGCGACTCCTCGTCGGCGGGGGAGAACTCGATCATGCTGCGGTAGTGCGGCGCCAGCAGGAAGAAGCGCACGGCGCGCGGGTTGTAGGTCTTGGTCACCTCGGTCACCAGCGCCGTGTTGCCCAGCGACTTGCTCATCTTCTCGCCCGCCATGGTGACCCAGGCGTTGTGCATCCAGTACTTCGCGAAGGGGCGTCCGGCCGCGGTCGACTGAGCCAGCTCGTTCTCGTGGTGCGGGAAGCGCAGGTCAAGGCCACCACCGTGGATGTCGAAGGCGTCGCCGAGGTACTTGCCGGCCATCGCGGAGCACTCGATGTGCCAGCCCGGACGGCCGCGTCCCCAGGGCGAGGGCCAGGAGGCGGTGGTCGGTTCGCCCTGCTTCCAGCCCTTCCACAGCGCGAAGTCGCGGGGATCCCGCTTGCCGCGCGGATCGGAGTCCGCGGCGGCCTCCATGTCGTCGGCCTTCTGGTGGCTCAGGCTGCCATAGGCGGGCCAGCTCTTCACGTCGAAGTAGACGTCACCGGACTCGTCGGGGGCAGGGTAGGCGTGGCCCTTCTCGATGAGCTCACCGATCAGCTCGACCATCTCCGGGATGTGACCGGTGGCGCGCGGCTCGTAGGTGGGCGGCAGGCATCCCAAGGACCGGTAGGCGGCGTGCAGCTCGTTCTCGAAGCGGTAGGCGTGGGCCCACCACTCGACGCCGGCCTCGGCAGACTTGGCGAGGATCTTGTCATCGATGTCGGTGACATTCGCGACGATCGTCACGTCGTAGCCGGAGAAGGCCAGCCAGCGACGCAGGACGTCGAAGACGACCTCCTTGCGGATGTGGCCCAGGTGAGGGGCGCTCTGCACGGTCAGGCCACAGTGGTAGATCGACACCTTGCCCTCTTCGAGGGGCTCGAAGTCGGTCAGCTGGCGGGTGGCGCTGTCATACAGACGGAAGTTCACCGCTCCAGTCTAGGGGACGTGACCGTCGCGCCCCGGACGCCGTCAGCGGCGGCCCCGACGGTCCTGGCGTTGGGCCGACCAGATGATCAGGGCCGCGAGCCAGCAGATGATCGCAAACAACCATGCCCCGGCGGGGATGGAGGCCTGGCAGAGCCGGTCAGGGGTGGGTGTCCCATTCTCCAGGGAGAGGCACTCGGTGCGTCGGGCTAGTGGCAGGGGCACGAGGCCGGTGACGAAGAGCATCGCGGGAACGACCCAGATCGGCATCTGGCCCTCGGGGTGACGAAGTGCCATGGCTCAGCCCTTCGCCTTCGCGCGCAGGGCCGCGATGTCGAAGCCGCCGAAGGGTGCTGGGGGCAGGTCGTCGTCGACGCCGTCCTCCCAGGGGTCATAGGGCTTCTCCGCGGTGTCGTCGGCATAGCCCTGCGAGGGGTCGAAGGGGTTGGCCAGGATCCGGTTGCCATCGGCGATCTGGTCCATGGCGCTGTCCGCGATGGCCTCGTCGGGGAGATTGCGCAGCACGTCCTGCACATAGCCGTGGGCGGCGTCGATGGTGGAGACCTCGTGGCCGCGGTGCTGGCTGGCGTACCAGCGGTAGTCCAGCACCTCGTGGAAGAACTGTGCAGATTCACGTTTGCCCGCCAGGTCTGGAGGGATCACGGCGACGGTGGGCTCGAAGACCTGGGTGAGCCACTGGTGCGCCACCTGCGCCTCGTCCACATGCTGCTGGTTGGTGCGGGCCCGGAAGGTGTCCAGGTCATTGAGCAGCCGTCTGGCCTGGTTCTCCTCGGTGTCCAGACCGGTGAGCCGCATCAGCCGACGGGAGTGGTGGCCGGCGTCGACCACCTTGGGCTGGATCCGCACCGTCTCGCCATTGGGGGAGGTGGTGATGTCCAGCTCTGCCACGTCGAAGCCCAGGGCATTGAGTCGACGCACCCGGGACTCGATGCGGTGCAGCTCATTGCCGCCGAACTCCTCGACGCCGGTCAGCTCGGCCCACAACTCGCGGTAGCGGTTCTCGATGGTCTCGACGAGGTTCAGCGGGTCCAGCGCCTCGTCCAGCAGACCGCCGGCCTCCAGGTCCAGGAATTCGCCGAACAGGTTGGTGCGAGCAATCTGCAGGTCGTGCTCACGCTGTCCGTCGGTGAGCTCGTCGTGCAGCTCGCCGGTCTCCGCATCAACAAGGTAGGCCGCGAAGGCGCCGGCATCGCGACGGAAGAGCACATTGGACAGCGAGACGTCGCCCCACAGGAAGCCGAGCAGGTGCAGGCGGGCCAGCAGCACCACCAGCGCGTCGATCAGCCGCAGCACCGTGTCCTGGCGCACGCCGGAGGTGAACAAGCTGCGGTAGGGAAGGCTGAACTGCAGGTGCTTGGTGATGAGCACCGGGTCGAGCGGCTGGCCGTCGGGTCCGATCCTGCCGGTCACCACGCCCAGCGGCTCGACTGCGGGCGTGTTGAGCCGCATCAGGTCGTGCAGCATGCGGTACTCGTGGATCGCCGCATGCTCGATGACCTCCTTGGCCGCATAGACCTGGTCCCCGACGGTGATGAAGCGCACCACGTGGCGGGAGATGCCGCGGGGCAGCGCGACGAGCTGCTCGGTGGGCCACTCGGCCAAGGGGGTTCCCCAGGGCAGGGGGATCAGCCGGGCATCGGGTTTTGCGGACAGGAATCGAGGCACACTCCCATGGTGCCACCTGACGTGGGGCGATGCCCGGCTCGGGGGCGGTTCAGGCCCGTCCAGCGGCGTCCAGACCGTGCCGCAGATCGGCCACGAGGTCGTCGACCCCCTCGATCCCGACGCTCATCCGGACCAGTGAGTTCGTGATGCCCGCGGCCTGCTGCACCTCGGGGGGCATGCTGGCATGGGTCATCGTGGCCGGATGACAGACCAGGCTCTCCACGCCGCCGAGGCTCTCGGCGAGCAGGGCCACCTGGAGATTCGCGACGAAGGCATGGACGGCAGGCATGCCACCGGCCAGTTCGAAGCTGAGCAGGGAGCCGAATCCGCCCACCTGCTGGCGGACGGCGAGCTCGTGGCCGGGGTGCTCGGGCAGCGACGGGTGGTGCACCCTGGTGACGGCGGGGTGGCCGGCCAGCAGGTCCACCACGGCTCGTGTGTTCGCCTCGTGCACGCGGATCCGTGCATCGAGTGTGCGCAGGCCGCGCAGGACCAGGTAGGAGTCGAAGGCCCCGGCCGTCAGGCCCAGGCAATTGGCCCAGCCCGCGAGCCGTTGTGCGTGGTCCGGGTCACGGGAGATGACGGCACCGCCGATCACGTCGGAGTGCCCGTTGATGAACTTGGTGGTGGAGTGCAGCACGATGTCGGCACCCAGCTCCAGGGGCCGCTGCAGGAGGGGTGAGCAGAAG from the Luteococcus japonicus genome contains:
- a CDS encoding neutral zinc metallopeptidase, which translates into the protein MTQQQWPGRQDNPWGPPQGSPWGTGGARQRPSGGQQAQLGHPGQVFGQQGYQQRPPYQYPVGRPPYPGQTYGRPPRRRRNPLVTLLKALLVLAVMGFLGLLLLGWVLTKVVETMPVPAPTEVATMAQPPASEASQLPSNQPSVQPTSAASAPPGGYQNDDYAVPPADTRPPGLPEPETYEEATSLLKANPLYATAVPRPVRCDMREIDVDNASKPELTTHLNDMMGCLMRVWEQPLTDAGFKPVRPSVTVYSGSVTTKCGKLPAANAVYCGADQQVYYAEDLPTVVPRSLRGSRFITEAVVAHEFGHAVQARSAILISELAWEEKSSKSTGLQLSRRLEVQADCFAGQFLGSIQQSTQMSDEELANVGKLFYSIGDDVLTGRKNYEGNHGSGASRMAWTGTGLESTSVGACNSFSAPAQKVR
- the cysS gene encoding cysteine--tRNA ligase → MNFRLYDSATRQLTDFEPLEEGKVSIYHCGLTVQSAPHLGHIRKEVVFDVLRRWLAFSGYDVTIVANVTDIDDKILAKSAEAGVEWWAHAYRFENELHAAYRSLGCLPPTYEPRATGHIPEMVELIGELIEKGHAYPAPDESGDVYFDVKSWPAYGSLSHQKADDMEAAADSDPRGKRDPRDFALWKGWKQGEPTTASWPSPWGRGRPGWHIECSAMAGKYLGDAFDIHGGGLDLRFPHHENELAQSTAAGRPFAKYWMHNAWVTMAGEKMSKSLGNTALVTEVTKTYNPRAVRFFLLAPHYRSMIEFSPADEESRGSLVEAEKAIERIDSFLERAVAFNQAHAEELGATHEWFAERALPQAFADAMNEDLGTPKAVAVLFEEISQGNKALAAKDLTAVGRHLMAVRDMLDVFGLDPEADEWAHLSSDKGSDLEPVVDALVQKLLAQRAEARAHKDWAAADAIRDTLATTGLKITDTPEGARWELEN
- a CDS encoding DUF4032 domain-containing protein, whose amino-acid sequence is MPRFLSAKPDARLIPLPWGTPLAEWPTEQLVALPRGISRHVVRFITVGDQVYAAKEVIEHAAIHEYRMLHDLMRLNTPAVEPLGVVTGRIGPDGQPLDPVLITKHLQFSLPYRSLFTSGVRQDTVLRLIDALVVLLARLHLLGFLWGDVSLSNVLFRRDAGAFAAYLVDAETGELHDELTDGQREHDLQIARTNLFGEFLDLEAGGLLDEALDPLNLVETIENRYRELWAELTGVEEFGGNELHRIESRVRRLNALGFDVAELDITTSPNGETVRIQPKVVDAGHHSRRLMRLTGLDTEENQARRLLNDLDTFRARTNQQHVDEAQVAHQWLTQVFEPTVAVIPPDLAGKRESAQFFHEVLDYRWYASQHRGHEVSTIDAAHGYVQDVLRNLPDEAIADSAMDQIADGNRILANPFDPSQGYADDTAEKPYDPWEDGVDDDLPPAPFGGFDIAALRAKAKG
- the rlmB gene encoding 23S rRNA (guanosine(2251)-2'-O)-methyltransferase RlmB, which codes for MAGNSSRRGATTKGKGKTAGSGGRVRKGLEGRGPTPKAEERTYHKAYKAKQVKPGTTKEQLARRQGGSRTASRPAGKVGAEWVVGRNPVYESLQAGMPVKGIYVAEGAERDSRLADVLKLAAENSLPLLQITRGELDRMTGGAVHQGLALQLPSYDYAHPDDLMADSLEGETAPLVVFCDGITDPHNLGAIIRSAAAFGANGVLIPERRSASMTAVAWKSSAGAAARIPVAMATNLNRAIESYQKAGFTVVGLAGEGDVEIGGIPGVDGPLVVVVGSEGDGLARLTRDKCDHLVSIPITSTVESLNASVATSIALYEISRCR
- a CDS encoding VanZ family protein, yielding MSGQGGAVLTNALNSLAAGALLSVVLLIPVVVWQYRRYGEIAEVRLGLIGALLVYCSALVAYTMFPLPDPSTLTDAWCARRVSFNPDPMDGVRRVARATQGLPHRQTLLDHTVLELVFNVVLFVPLGWFGRRILEWKVLTTLAVGVGVCLLIELTQYTGIYGIFPCAYRLADVVDLVTNTTGTVVGIALAMLFPRLFPTSDQLEADADRAREVDRGRRWLGQVLDAAYFVIALAAAGFGLALVMSAAGLATRQDPSRLWTVVMVAADLLALVFAVLSFTGDGSSLGQRTTFLRPVVRGSKRAPSGRRRLLRPFVTMVPVAVLVFGQPTGTGRLVGLAWAALAVLSILLSRRGLSGLALGLDYSDKRERPA
- a CDS encoding DUF2207 family protein, coding for MSRLFTRPSRLLAAGLLGATLGLGGLAAPAHAETGGNTMQVDGRVLPDGRLEVTETITFAGDLPRQFEQRFALTEDTLDRAHYSFDVDSVTAKAGGKDLGLTITTQDEAKTVAVNTSGAKGPVTISYVVTGAAREAAPVAGEPARTEVTWNVLQGLDVPLSQVSGGIDTPGAISFVNCESGPVQRLSPCTTFGGGTHGSPQPSFTDGPRAAGEVITLDFAVPGSVVAPNARIEHKWSLDRAFSVNRNTLLASLLPLLLGGALLFWLHRRAGRDLEEHQITPVAEFTPVGPGESSFTVLHDVRPGHVGTVADERVDPIDVTATLLDLAVRGWLRIVELPRDGAHKALDWTFERTAGGEGDLRPFELHLLDAVAPAEGPAAVVSTISEAVTPVVERVQHELYADVVRRGWFDRSPEQTRSRWTMLGWATLVLAIIATIGLVTFTTFGLVGFALTALALGALLIAQEMPRRTTHGSALLAGLSALASQLRTQPTAQLPTGRELAELSRILPYAVVLGGRERWVDALVAADDDDTPDGDDLDWYRAPGDWHLRDLPDSLNAFIVSVQGQLFGR
- a CDS encoding glycine hydroxymethyltransferase translates to MVPSRLPASGVLVTDVASTNSTAASAYRTMLDIIGGVEPRIADATRQELTDQRESLKLIASENYASLPTLMTMGTWFSDKYAEGTVGHRFYAGCQNVDTVESVAAEHARELFGAEYAYVQPHSGIDANLVAYWAILNKRIESPELERLGAKTVNDLSEEDWETLRKTFNSQRVMGMSLDAGGHLTHGFRHNISGKMFHQRSYGTDPESQLIDYDKLRADAKEFKPLILIAGYSAYPRRVNFAKMREIADEVGATLFVDMAHFAGLVAGKVFTGEENPIAYADVVASTTHKSLRGPRGGFVLSTAEYAPSIDKGCPMVLGGPLSHVMAAKAVAFAEARQESFQAYAQNVADNAQSLAEGLMRRGVKLVTGGTDNHLNLLDVTSSFGLTGRQAESALLDSGVVTNRNSIPNDPNGAWYTSGVRIGTPALTSRGFGADEFDTVAELIVDVLKNTTPVTASTGKPGKAKYAVADGVAQRTKDASAELLGKFPLYPGLEL
- the metB gene encoding cystathionine gamma-synthase, translating into MTAPSQPSPTPSRQTRGLRTGLDSDPAKQSVVPPIHMSTNYAFRGLDGRGEYDYSRSGNPTRDLLGEALATLEHGTDTVVTTSGMAAVTLCINSFVPTAGRVVAPHDCYGGTWRQLHWLAEKGQLSVDFVDLTDPEAARAALSAPADLVLLETPSNPLLRLTDIETVAELSHAAGAVVVADNTFCSPLLQRPLELGADIVLHSTTKFINGHSDVIGGAVISRDPDHAQRLAGWANCLGLTAGAFDSYLVLRGLRTLDARIRVHEANTRAVVDLLAGHPAVTRVHHPSLPEHPGHELAVRQQVGGFGSLLSFELAGGMPAVHAFVANLQVALLAESLGGVESLVCHPATMTHASMPPEVQQAAGITNSLVRMSVGIEGVDDLVADLRHGLDAAGRA